Proteins co-encoded in one Ruegeria sp. YS9 genomic window:
- a CDS encoding RSP_2647 family RNA methyltransferase, with protein sequence MTQSADRPRIRLKPKANARGLRHGFPWVYANDIVTDRRTRKIPAGALAVLEDDKRAPIALVAVNPASKIMCRVLDRDIDAQLDAAWFESRLQRALDLRENLFDAPYYRLIHAEADGFPGVIIDRFGEACVIQPNAAWAEAHLDLLTEALVKVTGVTTVLKNASGRTRGLEGLDDVNQVLCGTAPDAPLPVPMNGATYMADLTGGQKTGLFYDQRPNHAFAARLVHPDAQVLDVFSHVGGFGLAMLAGGAVQALSVDGSAAALDLAKKGAEASGLAEKFQTRQGDAFEVLTQLGEEGARFDVVICDPPAFAPSRQALDAGLRAYERVARLAAPLVKPGGYLGLCSCSHAADLGRFRDASSRGIGRAGRQAQLIHTGFAGPDHPQLPQLAESGYLKAVFYRL encoded by the coding sequence ATGACTCAATCTGCCGACCGCCCCCGTATCCGCCTTAAACCAAAAGCCAATGCGCGCGGCCTGCGCCATGGCTTCCCGTGGGTCTACGCCAATGACATCGTCACCGACCGCCGCACCCGCAAGATTCCAGCGGGCGCTTTGGCCGTGCTCGAAGACGACAAACGCGCGCCCATCGCGCTGGTCGCGGTCAATCCCGCGTCCAAGATCATGTGCCGGGTGCTGGATCGTGACATCGACGCGCAGCTTGACGCGGCGTGGTTCGAGAGCCGTTTGCAGCGCGCCCTTGATCTGCGAGAAAACCTGTTCGACGCCCCGTATTACCGCTTGATCCATGCCGAAGCGGACGGCTTCCCCGGCGTCATCATCGATCGCTTTGGCGAGGCCTGCGTCATTCAACCAAACGCGGCCTGGGCCGAGGCGCACCTGGACCTGCTGACAGAGGCTCTGGTCAAAGTCACAGGCGTGACCACGGTGCTGAAGAACGCCTCGGGCCGCACGCGCGGGCTGGAGGGGCTGGACGACGTCAATCAAGTATTGTGCGGAACTGCGCCCGATGCACCCCTGCCGGTGCCGATGAATGGTGCCACCTACATGGCGGATCTGACCGGTGGTCAGAAGACCGGGCTGTTTTATGACCAGCGCCCCAACCACGCCTTTGCCGCGCGCCTGGTTCATCCCGATGCGCAGGTATTGGACGTGTTCAGCCATGTGGGCGGTTTCGGTCTGGCGATGCTTGCAGGCGGTGCGGTGCAGGCATTGTCCGTCGATGGCTCAGCCGCCGCGCTCGACCTGGCAAAAAAAGGAGCCGAGGCGTCGGGCCTTGCTGAAAAGTTCCAGACCCGGCAGGGCGACGCGTTCGAGGTTCTGACTCAACTGGGCGAAGAAGGCGCGCGATTTGACGTGGTGATCTGCGATCCGCCCGCGTTTGCGCCGTCCAGACAAGCGCTGGATGCGGGTCTGCGCGCGTATGAACGTGTCGCAAGACTGGCGGCGCCGCTGGTCAAACCCGGTGGTTATCTTGGCCTGTGTTCGTGTTCGCACGCCGCTGATCTGGGCCGTTTTCGTGATGCGTCTTCCCGTGGGATTGGCCGCGCCGGGCGCCAAGCCCAACTGATCCACACCGGCTTTGCAGGCCCCGATCACCCGCAACTGCCGCAACTGGCGGAAAGCGGCTATCTCAAAGCGGTGTTCTATCGCCTATGA
- a CDS encoding glutamine-synthetase adenylyltransferase codes for MTDALAITRLPRAFDPFLGDEARALLPDMPAEMAELVAGTAGSSPYLKGLIEQEKDWLPEALMRPDQALADVMAAARDLPPDQLKPGLRQAKRRMALLTALADIAGAWPLKKVTAALTDFGALAADVAAKAEIATLIRRKKLPGMTEEDVETAAGLVILAMGKMGAHELNYSSDIDLIVLFDETRFDPDDFYEARHGMVRATRNFCATLSEKTADGYVFRTDLRLRPDPAVTPVCMAMEAAERYYESLGRTWERAAYIKARPCAGDLAAGQRFLDGLRPFVWRRHLDFAAIQDAHDMRLRIRENKGTGGSLSIPGHDMKLGQGGIREIEFFTQTRQLIAGGRDADLRVRGTVSGLAALASKGWVPQDVADKLTDHYRAHREVEHRIQMIHDAQTHKVPSSPDGIERVACLMGISSAELTQDLTNRLTEVHELTEGFFAPGPGAAPVQVQDVEFDKSVLARWTTYPALRSQRGARIFERLRPELLSRLAKTAKPDEALMALDGFLAGLPAGVQLFSLFEANPQLIDLLIDIVGTSHALASHLSRNASVFDAVIGGSFFADWPGQEALQAELTQALSEETDYETQLDLARRWCKEWHFRVGVHHLRGLIDGAQAGQQYAELAQSVIAAILPHVTDNFARKHGPAPGRGAAVLGMGSLGAGRINSQSDLDMIVIYDPLDQDMSEGPRPLATRTYYARFTQALITALSAPMSQGRLYEVDMRLRPSGNQGPVATSWASFVNYQRNEAWVWEHLALTRAHVVAGDVGLAEEIEAFRTEFLSHPREGDKVLRDVAEMRSRLAAAKAPAGIWDAKNGPGRLMDIELMAETGALLAGSAQRDVSSGLDGAVADGLLDVAQAQSLKDCYDLCWSVQCAARLLSGKAIEADKIGEGGTAFLCRATGFEQVEALQAALLESYTTAADLIGGVIKGEEDGAQQ; via the coding sequence ATGACAGACGCTCTTGCCATTACACGACTTCCGCGTGCTTTCGATCCATTCCTGGGCGACGAAGCGCGGGCCCTGCTGCCTGATATGCCGGCCGAGATGGCGGAATTGGTGGCGGGCACCGCCGGTTCGAGCCCCTATCTGAAAGGTCTGATCGAACAAGAGAAAGACTGGCTGCCCGAGGCCCTGATGCGCCCGGATCAGGCATTGGCTGACGTCATGGCTGCCGCGCGTGATCTGCCGCCGGATCAGTTGAAACCCGGATTGCGGCAGGCCAAGCGGCGTATGGCTCTGCTCACGGCGTTGGCCGATATTGCAGGTGCGTGGCCATTGAAGAAGGTCACGGCGGCCCTGACCGATTTCGGTGCGCTGGCCGCCGATGTTGCGGCCAAGGCCGAGATCGCAACACTGATCCGGCGCAAGAAGCTGCCGGGTATGACCGAGGAAGATGTCGAAACCGCAGCCGGGTTGGTCATCCTGGCGATGGGAAAGATGGGCGCGCATGAGCTGAACTACAGCTCGGACATCGATCTGATCGTCCTGTTCGATGAAACGCGCTTTGACCCCGATGACTTTTACGAGGCCCGGCACGGTATGGTTCGGGCCACGCGCAACTTTTGTGCGACGTTGAGCGAAAAGACGGCGGACGGCTATGTCTTCCGCACGGATCTGAGGTTGCGCCCCGATCCCGCCGTGACACCGGTTTGCATGGCGATGGAGGCCGCTGAGCGGTATTACGAAAGCCTCGGTCGTACGTGGGAGCGGGCCGCTTATATCAAGGCACGGCCCTGTGCCGGAGATCTGGCTGCGGGGCAGCGTTTCCTTGACGGCCTGCGCCCCTTTGTCTGGCGCCGCCATCTGGATTTTGCCGCCATTCAGGACGCCCATGACATGCGCCTGCGCATCCGCGAAAACAAAGGCACCGGAGGGTCTTTGTCGATCCCCGGTCACGACATGAAACTGGGGCAGGGCGGTATCCGTGAGATCGAGTTTTTCACGCAAACCCGCCAGTTGATCGCCGGCGGGCGAGACGCTGACCTGCGGGTGCGCGGTACGGTTTCGGGGCTTGCGGCGCTGGCCTCCAAAGGATGGGTGCCGCAGGATGTGGCGGACAAGCTGACCGATCATTACCGCGCGCACCGCGAAGTCGAACACCGCATCCAGATGATTCATGACGCACAGACCCACAAGGTGCCGAGTTCGCCTGACGGGATCGAACGCGTTGCCTGTCTGATGGGGATCAGCAGTGCCGAGTTGACGCAAGACCTGACAAATCGCCTGACCGAGGTGCATGAGTTGACCGAAGGATTCTTTGCCCCCGGACCTGGTGCGGCACCGGTCCAAGTGCAGGATGTGGAATTCGACAAAAGCGTTTTGGCCCGCTGGACGACATACCCGGCCCTGAGGTCCCAGCGCGGCGCGCGGATTTTCGAACGTCTGCGGCCCGAGCTGTTGTCGCGTCTTGCCAAAACCGCAAAGCCCGATGAAGCGCTGATGGCTTTGGACGGGTTCCTGGCGGGCCTGCCAGCCGGGGTGCAGCTGTTTTCGCTGTTCGAGGCGAATCCGCAACTGATCGACTTGTTGATCGATATCGTTGGCACGTCGCATGCTCTGGCCTCGCACCTGTCGCGCAACGCGTCGGTGTTTGACGCGGTGATCGGGGGCAGTTTCTTTGCGGATTGGCCCGGGCAAGAGGCGTTGCAAGCGGAATTGACGCAGGCTTTGTCGGAAGAAACGGATTATGAAACCCAGCTTGATCTTGCACGGCGCTGGTGCAAGGAATGGCATTTCCGGGTTGGTGTGCATCACCTGCGCGGCCTGATCGACGGGGCGCAGGCAGGCCAGCAATATGCCGAACTGGCACAATCGGTCATTGCGGCCATCCTGCCGCATGTCACCGACAATTTCGCCCGCAAACACGGCCCCGCACCGGGGCGCGGTGCTGCTGTGCTTGGGATGGGGTCGCTGGGGGCAGGCCGGATCAACTCGCAATCCGATCTGGACATGATCGTGATCTACGATCCGCTGGATCAGGACATGTCCGAGGGTCCGCGCCCTTTGGCCACGCGCACCTACTACGCGCGGTTCACGCAGGCTCTGATCACGGCACTGTCCGCGCCGATGTCGCAGGGACGCTTGTATGAGGTCGATATGCGGCTGCGCCCTTCGGGAAATCAGGGGCCGGTCGCGACCAGTTGGGCCAGCTTTGTCAATTATCAGCGGAACGAAGCCTGGGTGTGGGAGCATCTGGCCCTGACCCGCGCGCATGTTGTCGCCGGAGACGTCGGGCTGGCCGAGGAAATCGAAGCCTTCCGTACCGAGTTTCTGTCGCACCCGCGAGAGGGGGACAAAGTGCTGCGCGACGTGGCCGAAATGCGGTCGCGTCTGGCCGCGGCCAAGGCGCCCGCCGGCATATGGGACGCCAAGAACGGCCCCGGCCGATTGATGGATATCGAGTTGATGGCCGAAACCGGCGCCTTGCTGGCCGGGTCCGCACAGCGTGATGTGTCCTCTGGTCTGGATGGTGCCGTCGCAGACGGTTTGCTGGATGTCGCGCAGGCGCAATCTCTGAAAGACTGCTATGACTTATGCTGGTCCGTGCAATGCGCGGCGCGGCTGCTGTCGGGCAAGGCGATCGAAGCCGACAAGATCGGCGAAGGCGGAACTGCTTTTTTGTGCCGTGCCACCGGGTTCGAACAGGTCGAGGCGTTGCAGGCGGCATTGCTGGAGAGTTATACGACCGCAGCCGATCTGATCGGGGGCGTGATCAAGGGGGAAGAAGATGGCGCGCAGCAGTGA
- a CDS encoding inorganic phosphate transporter, with protein MTDKNYEARHLETLDRDLRRFSRLEMATAQAGRPFVGSGIALAFIVVAGLVAAFLFGQGSNALIVVIAAMFGAYMALNIGANDVANNMGPAVGANALTMGGAIAIAAIFESAGALIAGGDVVSTIAKGIIAPESMGTANVFIWAMMAALLSSALWVNLATWIGAPVSTTHSVVGGVMGAGIAAAGFGAVSWGTMSKIAASWVISPVLGGLVAAGFLWFIKARIIYQEDKIAAARKWVPMLVGIMAGAFASYLALKGLKKIIKIDLGTALLIGAVCGGLIWAVMIPIIRRQSEGLENRNKSLKILFGIPLIVSAALLSFAHGANDVANAVGPLAAIVQASASGDFTHAVSIPYWVMVIGAFGISFGLFLFGPKLIRMVGSQITKLNPMRAYCVALSAAITVIVASWLGLPVSSTHIAVGAVFGVGFFREWDAERRLKRSRLAFPERPRVAAEERRRRKLVRRSHFLTIVAAWVITVPAAAMLAAILFLGIQVIAG; from the coding sequence ATGACCGACAAGAACTATGAAGCGCGTCACCTGGAAACGCTCGACCGGGATTTGCGTCGCTTTTCACGCCTCGAAATGGCGACCGCACAGGCTGGACGGCCCTTTGTGGGCTCAGGGATCGCCCTGGCATTCATTGTTGTCGCAGGCCTTGTGGCCGCTTTCCTGTTCGGGCAGGGCAGCAACGCGCTCATCGTCGTGATCGCGGCGATGTTCGGGGCCTATATGGCGCTGAACATCGGGGCCAATGACGTCGCCAACAACATGGGGCCCGCAGTGGGGGCGAATGCGCTGACGATGGGCGGTGCCATCGCCATTGCCGCCATTTTTGAAAGTGCCGGAGCGCTCATCGCCGGGGGCGATGTCGTATCGACCATCGCCAAAGGAATCATCGCGCCGGAAAGCATGGGAACGGCCAACGTCTTCATATGGGCGATGATGGCGGCGCTGCTTTCCTCGGCGCTGTGGGTCAATCTGGCGACATGGATCGGGGCGCCGGTTTCCACCACGCATTCGGTCGTCGGCGGCGTCATGGGGGCCGGGATCGCCGCTGCCGGGTTCGGTGCCGTAAGCTGGGGCACCATGAGCAAAATCGCCGCCAGCTGGGTGATCTCGCCGGTTCTGGGGGGCTTGGTCGCAGCCGGTTTCCTGTGGTTCATCAAGGCCAGGATCATCTATCAGGAAGACAAGATCGCCGCGGCCCGCAAATGGGTGCCGATGCTGGTCGGGATCATGGCGGGCGCCTTTGCATCTTACCTGGCGCTCAAGGGCCTCAAGAAGATCATCAAGATTGATCTCGGGACGGCGCTGCTGATCGGTGCGGTCTGTGGCGGGCTGATCTGGGCCGTGATGATCCCGATTATCCGCCGTCAGTCCGAGGGGCTTGAGAACCGCAACAAATCGCTGAAAATTCTGTTTGGAATTCCACTGATCGTCTCTGCGGCGTTGCTGAGCTTTGCGCATGGCGCAAATGACGTTGCCAACGCAGTGGGCCCGTTGGCCGCGATTGTGCAGGCCTCTGCCTCGGGCGATTTCACGCATGCCGTCAGCATTCCCTATTGGGTCATGGTCATCGGTGCGTTTGGGATATCGTTCGGCCTGTTCCTGTTTGGTCCGAAACTGATCCGCATGGTCGGCAGCCAGATCACCAAGCTCAACCCGATGCGGGCCTATTGCGTCGCACTGTCAGCCGCGATCACGGTGATTGTCGCCAGTTGGCTGGGCTTGCCTGTCAGTTCCACCCACATCGCGGTTGGCGCTGTATTCGGCGTCGGGTTCTTCCGGGAATGGGATGCCGAGCGAAGGCTGAAACGCTCAAGGCTGGCTTTTCCCGAACGCCCCCGCGTCGCGGCGGAAGAACGCCGCCGCCGCAAGCTGGTTCGCCGGTCGCATTTCCTGACCATCGTTGCCGCGTGGGTTATCACTGTTCCCGCAGCGGCCATGCTGGCAGCGATCCTGTTTCTTGGGATTCAGGTGATTGCCGGGTAA
- a CDS encoding N-acetyltransferase family protein yields MWRDYLAFYETALPDDVYETTFSRLLGDDPQDFSCFVAEQNGTLVGLTHYLFHRHAWKVEKVCYLQDLFAQPEARGAGVGRALIQAVYDEADRQGAPSVYWLTQEFNHTARKLYDRIGTLTPFIKYARS; encoded by the coding sequence ATGTGGCGTGACTATCTGGCATTTTATGAAACCGCCCTGCCCGATGATGTATACGAAACAACCTTTTCCAGATTGTTGGGCGACGATCCACAGGATTTTTCCTGTTTCGTTGCCGAGCAGAATGGCACCCTGGTCGGACTGACACATTATCTGTTTCATCGCCACGCCTGGAAGGTGGAAAAGGTCTGCTACCTGCAAGACCTGTTCGCGCAACCCGAGGCACGGGGGGCAGGCGTTGGCCGGGCCTTGATCCAGGCGGTCTATGATGAGGCCGATCGTCAGGGCGCGCCGTCGGTCTATTGGCTGACCCAGGAGTTCAACCACACCGCTCGTAAACTGTATGATCGCATCGGCACACTGACACCGTTCATCAAGTACGCCCGCTCATGA
- a CDS encoding DUF2927 domain-containing protein, producing MKRLSALFLALIVAGCATVETIELPDQVTVVEVSLPPAKSFSTARPSPPARSNKNIASDFLSLHFELESGAALPVFTRFETPVTVRLTGSPTASMQQDLTRLLNRLRREAGINIRQVDEGQANITIEAVSQKDILRILPNAACFVVPNSSSLEEYRRDRRKIKSSWTELRKRERLGIFIPYDVSPQEIRDCLHEELAQALGPLNDLYHLPDSVFNDDNIHTVLTGFDMLILRAAYAPELRTGMTRDQVAAVIPGVLSRMNPRGDRVPVQPFTDTPREWIDAIQKSLGPGSGSPRQVRAVRKAARIGQQQGWTDHRRAYPHYLMGRMEQFRDPNEAQRQFQIAQQFLKATPGTEVHQAYVTTQTAAFALAQDKGPSVLPELDRAIDVMTRAENASLLATLLLLKSEALKQAGQIQQARAVRLDSLGWARYGFGSDLVAQSLSRGNGRRNTDGTKDG from the coding sequence ATGAAGCGATTGAGTGCCCTTTTTCTGGCACTGATTGTTGCTGGCTGCGCGACGGTTGAAACGATCGAGCTGCCCGATCAGGTCACGGTCGTCGAAGTAAGCCTGCCGCCTGCCAAGTCTTTTTCAACGGCACGTCCTTCGCCGCCTGCTCGGTCCAACAAAAACATCGCCTCGGACTTCCTGTCCCTGCATTTCGAACTGGAAAGCGGGGCCGCCCTGCCCGTTTTCACGCGATTTGAGACCCCGGTCACTGTCCGTCTGACCGGATCACCGACCGCAAGCATGCAGCAGGATCTGACCCGGTTGCTCAATCGTCTACGGCGCGAGGCCGGGATCAACATCCGGCAGGTCGACGAAGGACAGGCCAATATCACCATCGAAGCCGTCAGCCAGAAAGACATTCTGCGCATCCTGCCCAACGCGGCCTGTTTCGTCGTCCCCAACTCGTCCAGCCTTGAAGAATATCGCCGTGACCGCCGAAAGATCAAAAGCAGCTGGACTGAACTGCGCAAACGCGAACGGCTTGGGATTTTCATCCCATACGACGTCAGTCCGCAGGAAATACGTGATTGCCTGCATGAAGAACTGGCACAAGCGCTTGGTCCGCTGAACGACCTCTACCATCTGCCGGATTCGGTGTTCAACGACGACAATATCCATACTGTTCTGACCGGGTTCGACATGCTGATCCTGCGGGCTGCTTATGCGCCGGAACTGCGCACCGGCATGACCCGAGATCAGGTCGCCGCGGTCATCCCGGGGGTTCTCAGCCGGATGAACCCGCGTGGGGACAGAGTGCCCGTTCAACCCTTCACGGATACGCCGCGCGAGTGGATTGACGCGATTCAGAAATCACTGGGGCCGGGGTCGGGTTCGCCCAGACAGGTGCGCGCGGTGCGAAAGGCGGCACGGATCGGTCAGCAACAGGGATGGACAGATCACCGCCGCGCCTATCCCCATTATCTGATGGGCCGGATGGAACAATTCCGGGACCCCAACGAAGCTCAGCGCCAGTTTCAGATTGCGCAGCAATTTCTGAAGGCCACGCCCGGCACAGAGGTGCATCAGGCCTATGTCACCACGCAAACCGCGGCTTTTGCGCTGGCACAGGACAAGGGGCCCAGTGTTCTGCCTGAACTGGACAGGGCCATCGATGTCATGACACGGGCTGAAAATGCGTCTCTGCTGGCCACGTTGCTGTTGCTGAAATCAGAAGCGCTGAAACAGGCGGGGCAGATACAGCAGGCACGTGCCGTTAGGCTGGACAGCCTGGGATGGGCGCGGTACGGGTTTGGCTCGGATCTGGTGGCCCAGTCATTGTCGCGGGGCAATGGCCGAAGAAACACGGATGGCACGAAAGACGGATGA
- a CDS encoding RSP_2648 family PIN domain-containing protein — protein sequence MKAVLDTCVIYPTVMREMLLGAARLGHFTPIWSARILEEWARAARKLGPTGEAQARAEIVLTQANWPDAERTANAGLNDRLWLPDAADIHVLATAIAASADMIVTVNAKDFPKNILAEEGLDRRDPDSLLHGFWQADPKGMNMLAAQVLAEASRLSGDQWTLRALMKKARLPRLGKALSA from the coding sequence ATGAAAGCCGTGCTCGACACCTGCGTCATCTATCCCACGGTAATGCGCGAGATGCTCTTGGGCGCTGCCCGCCTGGGCCATTTCACTCCGATCTGGTCCGCGCGCATCCTCGAAGAATGGGCCCGCGCCGCGCGCAAGCTGGGCCCGACGGGCGAGGCGCAAGCCCGCGCCGAAATCGTGCTGACACAAGCCAACTGGCCGGACGCCGAACGGACTGCGAACGCAGGCCTGAACGACCGTCTTTGGCTTCCGGATGCCGCCGATATCCACGTGCTGGCGACGGCGATCGCCGCGTCCGCCGATATGATCGTCACGGTGAACGCCAAGGATTTTCCCAAAAACATATTGGCGGAAGAAGGCCTGGACCGCCGAGACCCCGACAGCCTGCTGCATGGTTTCTGGCAAGCTGATCCAAAGGGTATGAACATGCTCGCGGCTCAGGTCCTTGCCGAGGCCAGCCGCCTCTCGGGCGACCAATGGACCCTGCGCGCACTGATGAAAAAGGCCCGGCTACCACGCCTTGGCAAAGCCCTGAGCGCCTGA
- a CDS encoding VWA domain-containing protein has protein sequence MFLPFFENLRKAGIPVSLREYLTFLEGMKKGLATYDVEAFYYLARVSMVKDERNIDKFDRAFAASFEGLNEISFDQVLEAVDIPGDWLAKLAEKHLSDEEKAEIEALGGFDKLMDTLRERLKEQQGRHQGGNKWIGTAGTSPFGAYGYNPEGVRIGQKESRHQRAVKVWDKREFRNLDDTVELGTRNIKVALKRLRRWAREGAAEELDLDGTIRATAEHGYLDVKTRPERHNAVKVLLFLDVGGSMDPHIKVVEELFSAARSEFKHLEYYYFHNCLYEGVWRDNRRRWDQQTPTHEVLRTYGPDYKCIFVGDASMSPYEIAYPGGANEHWNAEAGQVWLQRARDQWTSNLWINPVPEKYWEYTHSISMIQEIFEGHMVPMTLAGLEQGMKALTR, from the coding sequence ATGTTCCTGCCCTTTTTCGAAAACCTTCGCAAAGCTGGCATCCCGGTATCGCTGCGGGAGTATCTGACTTTTCTGGAAGGCATGAAAAAGGGTCTGGCCACCTATGATGTCGAGGCGTTCTACTATCTCGCCCGCGTGTCGATGGTGAAGGACGAACGCAACATCGACAAGTTTGACCGCGCCTTTGCCGCCAGTTTCGAAGGGCTGAACGAAATCAGTTTCGATCAGGTTCTGGAAGCCGTCGACATTCCCGGCGACTGGCTGGCCAAACTGGCCGAAAAACACCTGTCGGACGAGGAAAAAGCCGAGATCGAAGCGCTTGGCGGGTTCGACAAGCTGATGGATACGCTGCGCGAACGCCTAAAGGAACAACAAGGCCGCCATCAGGGCGGAAACAAGTGGATCGGCACGGCCGGAACTTCTCCGTTCGGGGCCTATGGATACAACCCCGAAGGGGTCCGCATTGGTCAGAAGGAAAGCCGCCATCAGCGCGCGGTCAAGGTTTGGGACAAGCGCGAATTCAGGAACCTGGACGATACGGTTGAACTGGGCACGCGCAACATCAAGGTCGCCCTGAAACGCCTGCGCCGCTGGGCGCGCGAAGGTGCTGCCGAGGAACTGGATCTGGACGGCACCATTCGCGCCACCGCCGAGCACGGTTATCTGGACGTCAAGACCCGCCCGGAACGTCACAACGCGGTCAAGGTCCTGCTGTTCCTGGACGTTGGCGGATCAATGGACCCCCATATCAAGGTGGTGGAAGAGCTGTTTTCGGCCGCACGGTCCGAGTTCAAGCATCTGGAATACTATTATTTCCACAATTGCCTGTATGAAGGCGTCTGGCGCGACAACCGCCGCCGCTGGGACCAGCAGACGCCCACACATGAAGTGTTGCGCACCTATGGGCCCGACTACAAATGCATCTTCGTCGGCGACGCCTCGATGAGCCCATATGAGATCGCCTATCCCGGCGGTGCCAACGAGCATTGGAACGCAGAGGCCGGGCAGGTCTGGCTGCAACGCGCGCGGGATCAATGGACATCGAACCTGTGGATCAATCCCGTGCCCGAGAAGTACTGGGAATACACCCATTCCATCAGCATGATCCAGGAGATCTTCGAAGGCCATATGGTGCCGATGACCCTGGCCGGGCTGGAACAGGGAATGAAAGCGCTGACCCGTTGA
- a CDS encoding MoxR family ATPase — MTARFQGTAEYVATDDLTIAVNAAVTLERPLLVKGEPGTGKTELAKQVAGALGLRMIEWNVKSTTRAQQGLYEYDAVSRLRDSQLGEERVHDVSNYIRKGKLWQAFEADEKVVLLIDEIDKADIEFPNDLLQELDKMEFHVYETGETIRAKNRPIVIITSNNEKELPDAFLRRCFFHYIRFPDEATMRRIVEVHHPGIKDALLTTALTQFYEIRETQGLKKKPSTSEVLDWLKLLLAEDLSAEDLKRGGADALPKLHGALLKNEQDVHLFERLAFMARGKR, encoded by the coding sequence ATGACCGCACGCTTTCAAGGTACAGCCGAATATGTCGCCACTGACGATCTGACGATTGCCGTGAACGCCGCCGTCACACTTGAACGCCCATTGCTGGTCAAGGGCGAACCCGGCACCGGCAAGACAGAGCTGGCCAAACAAGTGGCCGGCGCGCTGGGGCTGAGGATGATTGAGTGGAACGTGAAATCCACCACACGCGCGCAACAGGGCCTGTATGAATATGATGCGGTCAGCCGCCTGCGGGACAGCCAGTTGGGTGAGGAACGTGTGCATGACGTGTCGAACTATATCCGCAAGGGCAAGCTGTGGCAGGCCTTCGAGGCCGACGAAAAGGTCGTTCTGCTGATCGATGAGATCGACAAGGCGGATATCGAGTTTCCCAACGACCTTTTGCAGGAACTCGACAAGATGGAGTTCCATGTCTACGAGACAGGCGAGACGATCCGGGCCAAGAACCGCCCGATCGTCATCATCACTTCGAACAATGAAAAGGAATTGCCGGACGCGTTCCTGCGCCGCTGTTTCTTTCACTACATCCGCTTCCCGGATGAGGCCACGATGCGCCGCATCGTCGAAGTACATCACCCCGGCATCAAGGATGCGCTGCTGACCACCGCCCTGACCCAGTTCTATGAAATCCGCGAGACGCAGGGGCTGAAGAAAAAGCCGTCAACGTCGGAAGTGCTGGATTGGCTGAAACTGCTGCTGGCCGAGGACCTGAGTGCCGAAGACCTCAAACGCGGCGGCGCAGATGCCCTTCCGAAACTGCATGGCGCGTTGCTGAAGAATGAACAGGATGTGCATTTGTTCGAACGTCTGGCCTTCATGGCACGCGGCAAACGATAG
- a CDS encoding M48 family metallopeptidase, whose product MLRLTPILLAIGYAIVMYRISVWRTHRELDAKSTELADPVLKRMTDRLAAALGIDRVPVYIYEIDPVNGLAAPDGRIFITRGFYRKFRNGEVSAEEMASVIAHELGHVALGHARRRMIDFSGQNAMRTALIMVLNRFIPFIGAMIANALTSLLASRLSRQDEYEADEYAAALLTKAGIGIGPQKSLFHKLEDLTQQRAGVAPAWLMSHPKTGERIAALEALEQRWARG is encoded by the coding sequence ATGCTTCGATTGACTCCGATCCTGCTGGCCATTGGCTATGCCATCGTGATGTACCGGATTTCCGTCTGGCGAACCCATCGTGAGCTGGATGCAAAATCGACCGAACTGGCCGATCCGGTGTTGAAACGGATGACGGATCGGCTGGCCGCGGCTTTGGGCATCGATCGGGTGCCCGTCTATATCTATGAGATCGACCCGGTAAACGGGCTGGCTGCTCCGGACGGTCGGATTTTCATCACGCGCGGGTTTTACCGAAAATTCCGCAACGGAGAGGTTTCGGCCGAGGAAATGGCCAGCGTCATCGCTCATGAGCTGGGACATGTTGCCTTGGGTCACGCAAGGCGACGGATGATTGATTTTTCGGGTCAAAACGCGATGCGGACAGCGCTGATCATGGTGCTGAACCGCTTTATTCCGTTTATCGGAGCGATGATTGCGAATGCCTTGACGTCATTGCTGGCCTCGCGCCTGTCGCGTCAGGATGAGTATGAGGCGGACGAATATGCCGCCGCCTTGCTGACCAAGGCCGGAATCGGGATCGGGCCGCAGAAATCCTTGTTTCACAAGCTGGAAGACCTGACGCAGCAACGGGCGGGCGTTGCCCCGGCTTGGTTGATGAGCCACCCGAAGACGGGTGAGCGCATTGCGGCACTGGAGGCCCTTGAGCAGCGTTGGGCGCGTGGCTGA